The Arachis ipaensis cultivar K30076 chromosome B03, Araip1.1, whole genome shotgun sequence region GCAAAAAGAGAGTGCTTTAAAAAGTGGTCTTTgtgccgcaatgcagataattggaaAAATATAAGACGGCTAAAagagagacaaaagtggctgtaagtgaagcaagaataagagcatatgagggtctctatcAGTCTTTATACACAATGGAAGGAGAAATATATATAATTgcaaagagccgtgaaagaagaacgagagacttggatcaggttaagtgcataaaggataaagacGGAGAGGTTTTGGCTCAAGatgagaagattaatgaaaggtggaagcactacttctacgagttatttattGAAGGATAGAAGACTCTTCCGAGTCTTGGTTAGTTATGCACGAGGGAAAAAGATCAAAATTTCGACTACTATcaaaggattcgagacttcgaggtaaaagagacTCTAAAgtggatgaaaaatggcagggcagtaggacccgATAATATTCTGATTGAAGTTTGGAAAAGTCTTGGAGAGAAAGACATCAGttagttaaccaagctttttaatgagattttaaggtcaaataAGATACTGAATGAGTGGAAAAAAAGCacattggtacctatctacaagaataagaggGATATATAGAATTGCGAAAACTATAGAGAGATTAAACTCATaagccataccatgaagttatgagaAAGGGTGATAAAATGGAGGTTAagacaagagacacaagtaacagagaaccaatttgattTTATTCCAAAAAGATCCACCACTGAAGCTACATACCTGTTAGGAAGGATGATAGAGAGGTAtcatagtaataaaagggatctatatatggtgtttattgatttagaaaaagcgtatgatagggtgtcaatggaggtcttatggaaggttttggaaAGAAAGAGAGTAAAGATCACATATATTCATGCAATTATAGACATATATGATGGGGCTACAACTAGTgtaaagactcaaggtggtgtgacagaggaattttctattggtatagaattacaccagggatcatccttaagtccataccttttcacattagttttAAAAGTACTCATATAGCATATCCAAGACCCTGCGCTATGATGCATGCTTTTTGCCAATGATATCGTCCTTCTGGAAGAGTCAAggaaagacctaaataagaagttagatttatagagagaagctctagaagtgtatggtctgcgcataagctgTAGCAAGATAGAATATATGAAATGTAAGTTCGGCCACCAAAgaaaaaaccctaatatagaggtgaagattagaGAAAATATCAtacaaaaagttaaaaattttaagtatctTAGGTGCATCATACAAGATAATGGAGAGAATGAACAGGATGTAAATTATAGGATcgaagcaggttggtcaaaatggcggagtgcatctggttttatatgtgacaaaaaagtgtctttaaaacttaaaggtaaattctatcgcactgcttTCAGACTGGCTATGttttatggtacagagtgttgggcggccaaagagaagcacgaacataagttaagtgtggcagagatgaagatattGAGATGGATGAGTAGTCATACACGATTGGATAGAATAAAGATcaaagatataagagagagagttggagtagcacctattgtaaaaaagatggtagaatcgcgtctcaagtggtttggacatatgagaagaagaccgacagagcACCCAGTTAGAAGGGTGGATGAAATGGAAGATGGATAAGGGGTGAAAGACAGAGGAAGACCTAAAAAGATCATCCATGAAGTAGTCaaatgagatctacatgtaaaggtctttctgtagacatgatacatgataaaGTTCAATAACGTTATTTGATCCATGTATCCGACTCCACCTAATGGACAAAGCTTTGTTGCTATTGTATAGTTGCTAAAAATAATTACAACTGTATATTATAATTAGTAAAAATTAATATCTATattattatcttatttttatataaaaagagaataaaattaaatatattatgttaaatatttattgaaaaaagagGTTACATTTCTCTCCATCTTTTATGAattttgtctttaaaatttaCTGACttgtttgataaaatttttttatctcaTCTTCTAATTtttatgtttcttcttcttttattaacTCTTTTCATACCACTTTTAACAgaatttttttctcttaaattttTAACAAATCTATCAATAATTTCTATCAGTATAGTTTCACATGTCAAAGCATTTTTTATTTGCATTGTATCATATTTTATGACATGTGATTGATCAAAACAATACTTTCTGACTTAGAAAATATGAAAGACATTGTGAAAGTTTAAAAGATTTGGAGAAAGTGCAATTTGCTAAGCAACGAGTCAAATCCTCTTAAGAATTTAAAATGGACCAATGAACTTGGGatttaattttttagattttagGATTCTACCAATACTAGTAGTAGGAGTgacttttaaaaaaaaacattatCTCTTTCTTTAAACTTTAAAAGCCTTCTTCTTTTATTAGTATAACTTTTTTGTCTACTTTGAGTTGCGAGTATCTTCTTTTTTATTAACCTAATCTTTTGTAGTTTGTTGTACAATATTAGGTTCTAACAAATTTTTTTCACCAACCTCAACCAACACAAAGGTGATCGACACTTTTTACTATATAGAGATTCAAAGGAAGTTATTCCAATGCTAAAATGATAGCTTTGTTGTAGACAAACTCTATCAAAGGAAGATGAGTATCTCAACTTCTTTGTAACTAAAGTATACAAGTACTAAACATGTTTTCTAGAATTTAGATTGTCCTCTCAGTCTGACCATTTGTGTATGGGTAATAAGCTGTATTAAAATGAAATTTAGTACCTAAGACATCTTGTAATCCAAAACTTAAATGTCAATCTAGGATCTTTGTCAAACACAATATTCATTGGTACTCTATGTAACCTTACAATCTCTTGGATATAAAATTGAACCAATCTATACGGTGTCCACCTTATTAGTAGAATATGTGTAGATTTGGTCAACCTATCTTTTATTACCCATGTAACATTGTAGCCTAAAGATGTTTAAGGTAATCCTATAACAAAGTCTATGATATATTATCCCATTTCTATTTTGAAATCTCTAAAAGTGAAGTAATCTTACATATTTTTGGTGTTCTATCTTAATCCTTTAAAAGGTGAGACACTTAAACACAAACCCAACTatgttttttaattttcattcctTTATTATAATGTCTACAATAAGAATTATAATGTTCTACAATAGCAATATCATATTGTTAAATACTATTACTTGTGTTGTTCTCCTTCTCATTCTCCTACAAATTTTCAAACCACATCAATTGGAGAAATCAatacaaaaacaaagaataacaacaaataaactaaatattcataatcataaatgATATAAACCaagagttattattattatccacTTACATTGAAAATTTCACCAACTTTGAAACCAGAAACTTTGACAAACCCAATACAAAAGGACTTGCTTGGAATTTTCAATGCAAAAAAATTTGAAACACCCTTTTCAGCATACTTCAAAGTTCAAAGAAGTGtataaatttgaataaaaaatatatataaaagaaatatAATTTGTGCTACTGAAAGATGAGAAAggatgaaaaataattttaccATACCACCATCAACAATTCAAAATCAGAAAAAATCAGCAACCAAAATTAACAACTCAAAATCAGAAAAACCAACATAAACAACTCAGAATCAGAAAAATTAACGGTCAGcaactcaaaaatcaaaataaataaaattaacaaaataaccaaaaataaattgAGGCAGTAGTGCTTACTGGCAGTGAGGGAGGAAGGAAGGTGATTGCGCGGCGAATACTCCACAACCGATCAGAGAGAGACGTCGCAATAAGAgacatagagagagagagagagagagagagagagatgggcACCAACAGATCAAAGAATTGTAAAAAcaagagagaaagagggaaatTTAAAACCTTGTGAAGAGGAAGAAGGTGAGGTAGAGTATAAGTGGGAGtatagagaagagagagaagagaaagggaggagagagagagagagagaggatgggtAAGGGGTTCTGAACttctaaaagagagagaggatggGTAAGGGGTTCTGAActtctaaaagagagagagagaggatggggTGAATTTTtttaacacatatatatatacaccacTAAACTGGAAAAAATCAAACGGTTCTAATGGTTCACCGGTTAACTGCGGTTTGACCGGTTTTTAAGCCAATTTTTTGCTGGATGATTCTTCACATCAACCGAATCGAACAGATGATCGATTTTCAGTTAATTCGGTCGAACCGACAGATCCGATTCGATTTTCAGAATAATGGCTGCACCCACTTTTTGAATGGGAATTACAAAAAGCCATACATGTTTCAAAGGGGGAGGCCATAAATTTTTTAAGGGGGAGccactcttttattttttattatttttgtaaattttttttggagGGCCACTGCCTCCCCTCCATAGTAGGTAGCTTCGCCCCTGCACTTATTTATAGATATTATagaattaattttttgttgaatTGTGAACTATTAAGATGTTAATTTCAAATGTGAAACAGTTTAATTTGAAATGTAGAAATCAGATTCtctgattttttaaaaatacaaaaatcaaatcttttaatttCTGTGATATAAAAATTAGACTCTCTAATGTTTAAAATTAAATCCTTCAATTTCtgtttaaaaagttaaaaaattttgAGATACACATACGAGATCCTTCTATTTTTTGAAATCTcttacaattttaaaaaaatataaaaaattacaagATTGAGATATATCACCTATCTCACTTTCATGAAAAAAAATTAGACACTACTCTAaggctcattttttttattatagagAATATGTTGGTGTTTGAATGAAAATGGACGTTTTTGATATATATGTATGTTAGTGGACGTATCAGATGTGCAATATCAACACGTGGAGGATGTGCTGACACAACACGTGGAGGGCATGTTGCTGATGTGGCAATGTGTGATTCGAAATGCCCACCCCGTGTTGCTGCAGGCTCTTCGAAAACACACAGAAACCTGCAATGCTTCCTGGATTCGGAGGCAACACGCCCACCGTGTGTTTGCAGGGCACTGCCACGCGTCTGAGCTAGGGCTGACAAtgagtagggtagggtagggtttggactctGCCCTAACCCTACTCGCGGTTTGAAAATTTCattaaaactctaccctacccgcaccctaaagtttTAAACCCTACTCTATCCTACCCTAACCAGTTTTCTCCAGTTCTTATCAGTTCACACCAGTTTTGTTCCTTGTACAGTTCAAAGAATAAACCGAACCGATTTAGGATTTGGTTCACCGATCTTTCgatcgaaccggccggtccggttcgaTTTTTATAACTATGCTACCCGCAGAAACATCAATTTTTTTaagcaaatataaaattaaatcattccaaatttcatacatattaataaaataaaaagaaactaaTGCAAGTCATTACATGAGGGAGGTTGTGAGTTTAACTAAGTAATTTAGTGGTTGCTCgcttattgtaagtcattacatgAGGGAGGTTGTGAGTTTAACTCTCACCTCCTTCattatatacctaatttttataaaatatgtgttatatatggggtgcgggtcgggtagggtacaccctaaatCCGTACCTTACTCTATCCGCAGACATATCCGGACCGATTTCTTTCCTACCTGCAGCGGGTTGGGTACCCGCAGGTAGGTTATGTATTGCCAGCCCTAATCTGAACTCGCCACATCACCATGCTCCTTACGTGTTGCCGGGAACTGCCACGCCGCTGATGCACTCTATCACCATGTCTTCCACATGTTGAACCTACATCCACAAACCGGCAAAACACCTTCATTTCTGtacggtaggtcgggtaccggacggttcgggttggtACTTGAATTGATGAGAGGGGGAATCGCCTGGTTCCGAGTGCTGGATTGGAGGAGGGGTAACCGACTTCCCGAGCTCTTCGTGTAgagaggggggtgtcacctgcaaagatactccgacgctctagtcagtcaagtgtgcaggcgaaaagtGAGAGAATGGTATGTGAcataccttgggggaggggtagttacccttccccatatataccgtgtcagaggcGGGTCCCACAAAGACAGAACCCACCTTCCTCAAAGCTTTCCCATACAACTATAGTAGAGAGCTGTCTAGGACGCGTGTCCGGATCAGTACTTGAACGCCTTGCACCCGACCGTTCGAGTCGGGTGGTTTGTGGGTCGGTCGACCCATGTGATGTTTAGGCCAGGCTGTAACGATTCCCAATATTGATAAAAAACATCCATGGCTATtccaaatgaaaaataaattctagaactaaaaaataataaaataataaaataaaaagaagaaggaaaaaagtcGCATAAAAAAAGAAGTCTTTTGCGGAACGCACCGTTGTCCATTCCATGTTCTTGTTGTGCAAGAAAAGATACGAAGATGCTTCCCTCATTACCCACACAATTGCTTCAATCTTCCCATTACCATAACTCACTCTTCATATTCCCAGCTTCTGTTGttgaaattaattaatgttattttcatTAATTATAATTACTACTATTACTTTGGGGTTAGTTTTGAATTCAGTGTATTCCGAAAAAGGAAAGAATCaaggtgagtgagtgagtgagagagagagagtcatGGTGGTGCTGCCAGTGGTGAAGCTCGGAACTCTTCTTTTGAAAACAGCGTGCAAACCCATTGCCACCAGGCTCAAGAAAGAAGCTAGCTACCACCCTCGGTTCCGTAACCTCATCATCAACGTTGCCCAGGTCATCATCGTTCTCTTCCTTTCCCCATTTTCGCATCACTCACTTTGATGTGGCCGTGTTCCAGTGAATTCGGCGTTAGAACGCATTATTAGTATGATATACTATTGATGATTGTGTTTTCTGTGTATTATTTCAGGTGAATCATAGGTTTACGACAACAGTGCAGAGGCGCATTTATGGTCATTCAACTGATGTTGCGATCCGGCCACTGGATGAGGAGAAAGCCGTGCAAGCCGCAGCCGATCTTCTTGGCGAGATCTTCGTCTTCTCTGTAATTGGAtctttactttttctttgttcattGAAATGCCCACTACCTGTTTGTGTTTTTTACTCTGTTGATTTTGTGCTATTTggtgcaagttttgatttatggtTGTGATTGTTGTAGTTCATGTTCAGTTCCTTTTAGAATCATTGCATGGTCCAGGAATGTTATCTATGTATCAATGAGGGTTGAGGGATTGAGGATTTGAGGGTTTTCcgtctttttctttttgtcaGATACAAAAGTCAACCCTATGCTAGCTGAATTTTTCGGTTATGATGTTTGTTTAAAAGACACACTTATCTCCTCTCAAGTCTTGTTTGACTCTGCTGAAAAGTCACCACTCATTAATCTcttattattttctttcttttcttttcttagaaTTGACATTCACCTTTTTGTGATCGTTAGCTTTGATTGATTTTGTAGGGACTAGAAAGAGGGATACTGTGAGGCATTAGCTATATTATAGACCATTTATAGCCAGGTTCCTGTCAAAGTATGGATGGTTAATTTGTTAACATTTATCTGAACACTTGTTGCAGAGGGAACCATAATGATAAGTTCTTTTGCGCATGGACACAGAGTAGTAAAAGTGTAAAACCGGGAGGGGTTAGTTGACTGAACCAGTACTGAGAGTAAGCTTAATGATTCTGAGATGAGAATGTTTTAATGAGTGGACACATAAGATAGGATTAGCAAAGAAATTTGGGTAGCATTAGTTGTGGAAAGGATGgtcaaataattattaattcgTTTGGACACGTGGTTAGAAGTGAATAGAGATCATGAAAAATTATAGACTAAACTATTAAAAAGGATCTAGATTCAAAGTGTCTTGTACTCTTGTCTATATATGTGGTTTAAGAAGATTTAAGCATTATCAATAACTGGGAATATGTCTCTTCCTTATATAACTCTTCTATCCATGATTTTATGTTCTGTGGGATTCCACTTTTGGGACACTTTTTGTAACCTAATTGGTAGAATTCTCTGAAGTAGTGATTCTTCTACATCTCTTTGATAATGTTCTTTTGTCCTTTAACCTGATAAAAGGTTGCAGTCTCTTATTCCTTTGATATGTTTAGTTGCAAATCTTACTTTTTTTAGTTCCAAACTTATTCCTCAAATCTAAATCTTTTCACCTAGATAAACACATATGGCCATATCTGGAAAGTCCAAAGCTCCCTTTAAACTCAAATATTTTATTTGGACCAACATCCTTAATAGAAAGTAATATCAATGACATTTACAAGTTTGAGGGACATATAAGGCTATTTCCTGTGATGTATGTGTTATGTGTGGGGTAAACTTGGAGTTAGTATCATATTTGTTTTTACATTGTCTTGTGGCTAACCTCTATAGAATGCTTTCTTTGGTATCTTTTGGCAAGTGTTGGGTGTGCCTTGCAGCCTTAGATTAGTTCTTGTTGACTAGATTAGTTGTTTTGGGAGATGGAAGGAGGCTGAACCTGTGTGGCAATGTGCTATCTGGTTGGACCATGATTTCCACACTTAGATTTTTGACAAGCGAGTTTTATGAGATAGGGTTAGATGGGTGCATCTACACCAAAGCTAATGATCTTTTTAAAGGGATTTTCTCTCTCCAATAAGTGAAGAGATTGGAAATCTACACTTTATTGACAGTTTTTCTATTGTTTGCTTCTGCTCTTATAAGGAGCATCTCTGGTCCTCCCGTCTaggaaaaaggaagagaaaataaTGTAAAGCACAGCATAAGACTTTTGTACAAGTTCAGGTTGAAAGGAAGTTTTATTTCAACCGAAGTTGTGGGGATTCAAGAAATTATGTGTAGGCTTTATAATTTATGAACCTGGAGTTATCTGCTTGGGGTAACATTATGCTTAGCATGTCTCTCTGTTTTGATGACATATCTGAACTTGATTGGGTGCTTAATCCGATTCTAcgattttattattataaacagTTTCTTCTTATTAATGGGAAGAAGTGCTTCCTATAATTTTTAGAATTGCTTGGTCTTCTCTCTGTTTCTTTGCACCCCATGTTTTCTGCCTAGTTTAATGGTTTTCCATGTAGAGTTATTGCACatcatgcattttaattctcttctattTAGGTTGCTGGAGCTGCTGTAATCTTTGAGGTGCAAAGAAGCTCTAGATCAGAAGCCAGAAAGGAAGAATTACGTAGACAGGAGATAGAGGTTGTCTTTTAAACTTTCCTCTCACTTGTAATTTATCCATTCAAAGAAGCAATAAAAAGCTGGTTTCTTGCAATCCATTTATTTTTGGGTAAATTACACTGGGCTATGAGATTCAATGTAATTACATTCAatcccttctcttctttttaattttttttatctcccTGGTGATTGTCTAAAGTAAGGATTTCACTTTAGAGGAAGAAGTGAAGGGTTTTACCCATGGATCCATAAAATGAAAATGATTTCCATTTTTAATTTTAGTAACCCAGTGGTAAAATCCCTTACTTTTTTACATTCTAAAGTAAAATCTTCAAAAGATTCAGATTTGACGAGTAAAAAGGGTGAGTATAATTACACTGACACTTAGGAGAGGTCAATGACCGATGTTGTGAATTAATCTGGATGCATCTTCACCCAGTTTGGTAGATGCAGTTGTAGGGGCCAGAAATATTTTAATCTCAGAGGTTGTGCTCTGGTTTTGTTACTTTCAGGCAATAAAAACAAAGAATGAAGAGTTGGCTAGAGAAGTTGAACAACTTGGACACAAGCTTGAAGAGCTAGAACATCTTGCTAGAGGACGAGGTCTTTCTGGCATTCTGCACTTCAGGAACACTCAATCCGGTGCCAGTGCAGACAAAAAACCAAAATCCGATTGATTGTTGCTAATTTGCAAAATGCCAATAGATCTTGATGAAGTATTACTTGAATTCATTAGAGCCATTGCTCTTGAAAATTGTGTAGTTGATCTTGAAAAGTTCGAAAATATGGAGCTTCCAAACACTGAAGAAAGACAAGGACATAAAGCAATTTTTTTAGCACAACACTTTCTGAAGACATGCTTACTCTTCATACAATTACAGGCGAATTCTTTAGTTTTATTTACATGTAATTTGTGTAATAATTGCGTGTCATTCTGTGAAACAAATCAGATACAAGTTACTTCACGCTTCCTTATGTAGAGCCAATTGGTGCATATAAACATTTTTGTAATAAATGTCTTCCCATATCTTGATTTTTCATTGACATTGAGATCGTGTCAACATTAGGAAAAAAGTTTTTATGTATAAAATGTGAGATTCAAGCTAGTTTGTCCAACATTTTATTCAATGAGGTAAAATTTATCGACAAAATGGACGACAGAAAAGGAGTTCAAATACCATAATTCAATTTCCAATCAGGGGAAAGGCATTGCATGTCAACACTTGTTAGGTCTCGTACTCTTATATTTCTCATCATAAAAGCAGCttcctctaaaaactacattctTTGTAAAGGATCAAATTTAAATTGCGGAAATTTCCTTCACACTGTATAATCTAAAAATGGAACGTTTTTCCATTTGAGTTGTAAATTAAATACTACGTTGAAGCTCACCTCTGTATGAACTCTTGAGTTATTACTCAAGTTGacccaaaaaatttaaaatttgattcaaTTTGACCCTTAACATTTTAATGGATTCAAATTGGACCTTGAAATTTATAATTGTAACTCACATTAACTCTTGGGCTAATTTCCGTTAATGACATGTTGATTTGGTACATTAACTTGTTGTGATTTAGATTTCTCACCTAGGTTTCATATGATCAAAATTTATTAGAGCTCCAGTAGCTTGATTGTTGCTCCCAAAGCAACAAAAGTTCAATTCTAGTAGCTTGATTGTTGCTCCCAGAGcaacaaaattttcaaattgaacttTTTATTGTCATCCTCGGAGGATGTTGGAGAGTCAATCAAGCTTTTAGAAGTCTAGTAAGGCCCGTTTAGGTAAACAGCTTAATTAAACTCCTTTTGATaaaatagtttaaacaataaatgactatattaaaagtaacttataaataagttatttcgTGTTTGAATTTTTAgctctaaaagtacttattttatagaaatgtaataaaaaataatagtattatgagagaaattattttttttaatttctttataaattcctaaatagcttcttagaaagctgcaatttagttttgaaaattgtactagacattaatactactactttacATAAGTCAAAAGATCAAAAAAGTTACTTTTGAACCTTTCCAAACGGACCCTAAGTCTTAGTCACATAGAATCTAGGTGAGAAGTTCAAATCTTAGTAAATTAACGTGCAAAATCAACACGCCATTTACAGAAATCAGCTTAGAAGCTAACGTGAATTACTATTGTAAATTTTAGGGCCGAATTAAGTCAATTGTAATTTTAATTGTCAATTTAATTCCAACCTCAAATTTCACGAACTAAATTGAGTATTATTTCaaactttctttctttcattcattTGATATGACTTTTCATTGTTCAATTACACATTTCCAAATTTTGGTATACTGTTTTGCATGAGATAAGCCTCAATGtagtccctgaagttgcactcgagcctcatagtagtccctgaacttAAAAGTTCCTCAAAGTCATCCCCGAACTTGCACTCCGGAACTCAAAGTTGTCCTTCCGGCAATTTCTGGACACCTGGTGCAACCGGAAAGCTTAGCTGGCAGCGTTGGTGACACGTGGGACTCACAACGGCTAGCTGATGTGGCAGAGTAAACTCTTCcgactcaatttggtccctcagGTGAAgttaaaaccctaatccccaaatttGAAGGCCACTTTGTTCACTCTGCTCTCTTCTCGTCGGTGCTGTGTtcttctcttctccctctctgaaGCCTGACGGTTATGGCTAGCACGAGCATTGCAGCTGGGAGCTCGAACAACCCACGATCATTTGGAAGCATCATGAGGAGAATGAACAGAAACAGAGAAGCTCGTTTGCCAGAATGGTGTGCCTGCGGGTTGAGACCGGTGCTGCGGTGGTCAGGGACAGATTCTAATCCAAGGAGACCGTTCCTGAGTTGCCCAAACTACAATGTAAGTattattgttgttaattgctGTATTTATGGATATAAATTTTGCTGATTGAATTTTCTTTGATGTGCAGACTGTGGGTAAGAAATGGTGTGGATTGTTTTTGTGGGTTGATAAAGTTTTGGAAGATGCCATGCCATGTGATGATAGAACAAGACATTCTGTTGATGATGAAGAATGGAAGATGAAGATGGCTTGGAAATTTGGTAAATTAGAAGCTGAAATTAGGGTTCTAAAAATGGGAAAAATTTTGATGTTTGTGTTCATGCTACTGATTGTAATTGGTGTTCTTGTATTAAAGCTGGATAGACAGTAGGGTCAACTGTATCTAGCAAAAAACAAATGACATGCATGTTATATGCATTCCTTGTTCATGTACTTGTTCCTATCCTTTTGTTTGAAAGAAATGGAAATTAAAGTGTTTGATTATATGCATACTTCTGTTTTTGGACTTCTTTTCAATCAAATAGAAATGGACAAGATTTGAACTACTCTTAAGTCTGTAATAGAGGATAATATATAAACAAAAGGTTGAGAAAACTCAATTCAATAAAGtcataattcataattcatattGGTAATGTTTGATTCAAAAAAGGCATTATAGAGCCAAAACACCAAGTATATCAAAGTTGTTGACATATTGACCTGATAAAATTCAAATACTAAAATCCCCAACATTGGGACAATGTTTTAGGTATTGTAAACAACATCAGCAAAATAGATACAAAAAAACAGCCTGCTTTCCCTAAACATAATCATCCTAATCTTCATTTTTTGTGCCTTGAATCCAGGGTTGGGCACAAACTTCATGAAATTTGCAAGTCTTGTAGCAGTTTCCTGTGTTGCACCTTGCATAGGGTTAGGTGGAGGATTCCTTGCTGTATGACTACTTCTTGGTGGGATGGCAGCAGGTGGGGTGGTTACTGGTGGATTGCTACTTCCTGAAGCTGGTTTTTCACAATGCTTGGCTAACTTTATTTTTA contains the following coding sequences:
- the LOC107629807 gene encoding OPA3-like protein; the protein is MVVLPVVKLGTLLLKTACKPIATRLKKEASYHPRFRNLIINVAQVNHRFTTTVQRRIYGHSTDVAIRPLDEEKAVQAAADLLGEIFVFSVAGAAVIFEVQRSSRSEARKEELRRQEIEAIKTKNEELAREVEQLGHKLEELEHLARGRGLSGILHFRNTQSGASADKKPKSD